Proteins encoded by one window of Salvia splendens isolate huo1 chromosome 5, SspV2, whole genome shotgun sequence:
- the LOC121805750 gene encoding uncharacterized protein LOC121805750 translates to MPKLLADFLQEQQEPFALEVYLVERGLTFHNSAKNVTPNCSYFVRAAFSRLVVANANGGPRNFLTVKPESASCSESDGGGSHCSESAIRWFVKCGNCFFDREVEDADTNSKSRAEEEDSKQQLSPISVFGETDPDQDSPIYYKQGSIKTLSSTAQCKLKQPQLYVTRKSREPEPCNKYIVNKMALDQIVRQELIEKNKEKGENAVFEQQKWEISMEIENEILENVIHDIVITWLDWKYFMA, encoded by the exons ATGCCTAAATTGCTTGCAGATTTTCTCCAAGAGCAGCAAGAGCCATTCGCCTTAGAAGTTTACCTTGTCGAAAGAGGCCTTACCTTTCACAATTCTGCTAAAAATGTGACGCCAAACTGCTCATACTTTGTTCGAGCTGCATTCAGCCGCCTTGTCGTGGCTAATGCCAATGGGGGCCCGAGAAATTTCCTTACCGTGAAGCCGGAAAGCGCCTCTTGCTCGGAATCTGATGGCGGTGGCTCACATTGCTCCGAGTCAGCTATTAGATGGTTCGTTAAATGCGGGAATTGCTTCTTCGATAGAGAG GTTGAAGATGCAGACACAAATTCCAAATCGAGGGCTGAGGAAGAAGACAGCAAGCAGCAACTGAGTCCAATCTCCGTCTTCGGAGAAACAGATCCAGATCAAGATTCACCAATTTATTACA AGCAAGGCAGCATCAAGACTTTAAGCTCAACAGCACAATGCAAATTGAAGCAACCACAACTTTATGTTACGAGAAAATCAAGAGAACCAGAGCCATGCAACAAATACATTGTAAACAAGATGGCATTGGACCAAATAGTGCGGCAAGAATTGATAGAAAAGAacaaggaaaaaggagaaaatgcTGTTTTTGAGCAACAAAAATGGGAGATTTCTATGGAGATTGAGAACGAAATACTTGAAAATGTTATCCATGATATTGTAATAACATGGCTGGATTGGAAATATTTCATGGCATAA